The Nitrospira tepida genome includes a window with the following:
- a CDS encoding phosphate-starvation-inducible PsiE family protein, with the protein MGECSPRLRRILDWMESLDRWGYVTAGLSLLLLGMLVFVHAWYIFLAKSSQIGLLPAGLKLLNDLLLVIILLELFRTVVRFLQTEVLSLEPYLAVGVIACTRRVLTASAELSHQPSITSEQFYQYLMDVGLNVAVIMVLVVGVFLVRQRPERPAPAPS; encoded by the coding sequence ATGGGTGAGTGCTCTCCACGACTTCGACGCATTTTGGATTGGATGGAATCCCTCGACCGGTGGGGCTACGTCACGGCCGGTCTGAGCCTGCTCCTGCTCGGCATGCTCGTGTTCGTGCATGCCTGGTACATCTTTCTCGCGAAAAGCTCCCAGATCGGTCTGTTGCCGGCCGGCCTGAAACTGTTGAACGATCTGCTCCTGGTGATTATTCTGCTGGAGCTGTTTCGGACCGTCGTCCGGTTCCTGCAAACCGAGGTCCTGTCTCTTGAGCCCTACCTGGCCGTGGGGGTCATTGCCTGCACGAGGCGGGTGCTCACGGCCAGCGCCGAACTGTCCCATCAACCCTCGATCACCTCGGAGCAGTTCTATCAGTACCTCATGGACGTCGGGCTGAACGTCGCCGTTATCATGGTGCTGGTGGTAGGGGTCTTTCTCGTGCGGCAACGTCCCGAGCGGCCGGCCCCGGCTCCATCGTAG
- a CDS encoding amino acid permease: MNPFFKTKSIEQILADADHPQYRLKRTLTAFDLTGLGIGAIIGTGIFVLIGTAIVGDANRPGSGPGIVLSFVLSGITCALAALCYAEFAAMIPVAGSAYTYSYATLGEFMAWLAGWNLILEYGVACVAVAIGWSGYFTNLLTLMGIALPQWATRAPADGGLANLPAAVIVLLVTWILVLGIKKSARTTCAIVLVKLGVILFFIATGITSVDTANWTPFAPGGIQGIGAAAALVFFAYIGFDAVSTTAEEARNPQRDLPIGILASLGICTVLYVSVAAVLTGLLPSSQIDVHAPVAEALRVAGFTWGAALVAVGAVAGITSVLVVMMLGQIRVFFAMSRDRLLGPWLSTVHPSYGTPHHATILTGVCVSILSAFIPIGEAADMTNIGTLFAFVLVCIGVIVLRKLRPDHPRPFRIPFMPIIPILGTLACLGLMAFLPAITWVRFVVWTAIGIGVYVGYGAKHSRLNNQNQPAAASAPLPESVEQS, translated from the coding sequence GTGAATCCATTCTTCAAAACCAAATCCATCGAGCAGATCCTGGCGGACGCGGACCATCCCCAATACCGGCTGAAGCGCACCTTGACGGCCTTCGACCTCACTGGGCTCGGAATCGGCGCCATCATCGGGACCGGCATTTTCGTGCTGATCGGCACGGCGATCGTGGGCGACGCCAACCGGCCTGGGTCAGGCCCGGGCATCGTCCTCTCCTTTGTCCTGTCCGGCATCACCTGCGCGCTGGCCGCGCTCTGTTACGCGGAATTCGCCGCCATGATTCCGGTGGCCGGCAGCGCCTACACCTATTCCTATGCCACACTCGGCGAATTCATGGCCTGGCTGGCCGGATGGAACCTGATTCTCGAATATGGCGTCGCCTGCGTTGCGGTCGCCATCGGCTGGTCTGGTTACTTCACCAACCTGCTGACCCTGATGGGGATCGCCCTGCCTCAATGGGCCACCCGCGCTCCGGCCGACGGCGGCCTCGCCAACCTGCCGGCCGCCGTCATCGTGCTGTTGGTGACCTGGATTCTCGTCCTAGGAATCAAGAAAAGCGCGCGCACGACCTGTGCCATCGTGCTCGTGAAACTCGGCGTGATCCTGTTCTTCATTGCCACCGGAATCACGTCGGTCGATACAGCCAACTGGACACCCTTTGCCCCGGGAGGGATTCAAGGGATCGGGGCGGCGGCGGCGCTTGTCTTTTTCGCCTACATCGGGTTTGACGCCGTCTCGACCACCGCGGAGGAGGCCCGCAATCCGCAGCGCGATCTGCCGATCGGCATCCTGGCCTCCCTCGGGATCTGCACGGTGCTGTACGTCAGCGTGGCAGCGGTGCTGACGGGATTGCTGCCCAGCTCGCAGATCGACGTCCATGCGCCGGTCGCGGAAGCCTTGCGGGTGGCGGGGTTCACCTGGGGCGCGGCGTTGGTGGCGGTGGGAGCGGTGGCGGGGATTACGAGCGTGTTGGTGGTGATGATGCTGGGACAGATCCGCGTCTTCTTCGCGATGTCACGGGACCGGCTGCTCGGTCCCTGGCTCTCGACGGTGCACCCGAGTTACGGCACGCCGCACCATGCGACCATTCTCACAGGAGTCTGCGTCTCCATCCTCTCAGCCTTCATCCCGATCGGCGAGGCGGCGGACATGACCAACATCGGCACACTGTTCGCCTTCGTGCTGGTCTGCATCGGCGTCATCGTGCTCAGAAAGCTCCGCCCGGACCATCCTCGCCCCTTCCGCATTCCCTTCATGCCGATCATCCCCATCCTGGGGACCTTGGCCTGTCTCGGCCTCATGGCCTTCTTGCCCGCCATCACTTGGGTCCGATTCGTCGTGTGGACGGCAATCGGAATCGGGGTCTATGTCGGCTATGGAGCCAAGCACAGCCGGCTCAACAACCAGAATCAGCCTGCTGCGGCTTCAGCCCCTTTACCAGAATCAGTCGAACAGAGTTAG
- a CDS encoding leucyl aminopeptidase: MNRLQVEAKQGRLEQESTEVAVIPHFEGETGLKAETASFDKALGGTLLDVVKSGEFEGKIGETLVVHTQGKIPAKRLLLVGLGKRKEFHLDALRQAFGYAVKRVRQAKTEAFVATLPPLLPRGTTTVDAAQAMTEGAILGNYQFTEYRSEHNGAPKAVARFLIVTADKGQLKQVAEGVRRGTATAEATVLTRDLCNHPSNVMTPTRIAEEAKTVAKEQGVSLKVLEKDEMEELGMGALLGVARGSHEPPKFIILEYKGPKTPKDSRPIVLVGKTITFDTGGISLKPADNMEQMKADMTGGAEVLATVRAVARLRLSAHVIGLLPVAENMPGGRAMKPGDIVKTLSGKTVEVQNTDAEGRLILADALAYAARYKPAAVIDIATLTGACVVALGQFAIGLFGTNETLKRRVQAAGQKSGERVWEMPLWDEYFEQLKSDVADMRNIGGRGGGMITAALFLSKFAGNYPWVHLDIASTDWSEKERAYIPKGPTGIGTRLLLQYVIDQAK; encoded by the coding sequence ATGAACCGGTTACAGGTTGAGGCGAAGCAGGGGCGGCTTGAGCAGGAAAGTACAGAGGTCGCCGTCATCCCACATTTCGAGGGAGAGACCGGCTTGAAAGCGGAAACAGCCTCGTTCGACAAGGCCCTTGGCGGCACCTTGCTCGACGTCGTCAAGAGCGGGGAGTTCGAGGGAAAAATCGGCGAAACCTTGGTCGTCCATACCCAGGGCAAGATTCCGGCCAAACGCCTACTTCTCGTGGGACTGGGAAAACGGAAAGAGTTTCATCTGGATGCCTTGCGCCAGGCGTTCGGCTATGCGGTCAAGCGGGTGCGTCAGGCCAAGACGGAGGCGTTTGTCGCCACGCTGCCCCCCCTGTTGCCCCGAGGGACGACGACGGTCGATGCCGCACAGGCCATGACCGAAGGGGCCATTCTCGGAAACTATCAGTTCACCGAGTATCGAAGCGAGCACAATGGCGCCCCAAAGGCGGTCGCCCGGTTTCTGATCGTGACGGCGGACAAGGGCCAACTGAAACAGGTGGCCGAGGGTGTACGGCGTGGAACAGCCACGGCGGAAGCGACCGTCTTGACGCGCGATCTGTGCAACCATCCCTCCAATGTGATGACGCCGACGCGCATTGCCGAAGAAGCCAAGACCGTCGCCAAGGAGCAGGGGGTCAGCCTGAAGGTGCTCGAAAAGGATGAGATGGAAGAACTTGGCATGGGGGCCCTGCTCGGCGTGGCCCGCGGCAGCCATGAGCCGCCCAAGTTCATCATTCTGGAATACAAGGGACCGAAGACACCGAAAGACAGCCGGCCCATCGTCCTGGTCGGCAAGACGATCACCTTCGATACGGGGGGGATTTCGCTCAAGCCGGCCGACAATATGGAGCAGATGAAGGCGGACATGACCGGCGGGGCGGAGGTCTTGGCGACCGTGCGGGCGGTGGCGCGGCTCCGGCTCTCCGCCCATGTGATCGGGCTCCTCCCGGTCGCGGAAAACATGCCGGGCGGACGCGCGATGAAGCCCGGCGATATCGTGAAAACGCTTTCAGGAAAGACTGTCGAGGTGCAAAATACCGATGCGGAAGGCCGGCTGATTTTGGCGGACGCCCTGGCCTACGCCGCCCGCTACAAGCCGGCGGCCGTCATCGATATCGCCACCCTCACTGGCGCTTGCGTGGTCGCGCTCGGCCAGTTTGCCATCGGCCTGTTCGGCACCAACGAGACGCTCAAGCGTCGCGTGCAGGCGGCGGGACAGAAATCCGGGGAGCGTGTGTGGGAAATGCCCTTGTGGGACGAGTATTTTGAGCAGTTGAAAAGCGACGTGGCCGACATGCGGAACATCGGTGGTCGCGGGGGCGGGATGATCACCGCTGCGCTGTTCCTGAGCAAATTCGCGGGGAACTACCCTTGGGTGCATCTGGACATCGCCAGCACCGATTGGAGCGAGAAGGAGCGCGCCTATATTCCGAAGGGCCCGACTGGCATCGGCACGCGCCTGTTGTTGCAATATGTCATCGATCAGGCCAAATAG
- a CDS encoding PilZ domain-containing protein, producing the protein MRFPILSTQYHQGKTLEIDCDRETVALYDHGGHHIGTLTWAWVIDRILSAQDGDEYAHARAYPRAPLAIKVHCVTSEGKEFESLTGGIGGGGLFIESGSPLQPGSELTVEFTLPDHPSEKIAAQGRVVWRRTKTERLLLFPGMGIQFTDIAPEARERIVHLVESLNRSRIPN; encoded by the coding sequence ATGAGATTTCCGATTCTCTCGACGCAATACCATCAGGGCAAAACCCTTGAGATCGACTGTGATCGAGAAACGGTCGCCCTCTACGACCACGGCGGCCATCACATCGGGACCCTCACCTGGGCCTGGGTGATCGATCGAATCCTTTCAGCCCAGGACGGCGACGAATACGCCCACGCCCGAGCCTATCCACGGGCTCCACTGGCCATCAAGGTGCACTGTGTGACCTCGGAAGGAAAGGAATTCGAGAGCCTGACGGGAGGGATCGGGGGCGGAGGCCTGTTCATCGAGAGCGGGAGCCCGCTTCAGCCCGGCAGCGAACTCACCGTGGAGTTTACGCTACCGGATCATCCGAGCGAAAAAATCGCCGCACAGGGTCGCGTCGTCTGGAGGCGGACCAAAACGGAGCGGCTGCTGCTCTTCCCTGGAATGGGCATTCAGTTCACCGACATCGCCCCGGAAGCCCGGGAGAGGATCGTGCACCTCGTCGAGTCCCTCAACCGGAGCCGGATACCGAACTGA
- a CDS encoding M24 family metallopeptidase: MARQDRQQRIDDIQAALRRASRLAGSAGVEGVDGWLFYDFRHSDPIAYRILLLDPTQHVTRRWYYWVPAHGRPVKLSHRIEPHVLDALPGETLTYVSWQEQQDRLRIMLPHGARVAMQYSPMNAIPYVSRVDAGTVELIRSFGVEPVTSADLVQQFEAVWTTEQLASHRAAAEVLRRVVDETFREVAEAITAGRSLTEYRLQQFMLGRFQAHGVATSSPPIVAVNAHSADPHYGPAAESSAPISRGDLLLIDLWAKQPAAGAVYADITWTGFVGPSVPARQQEVFQIVRRARDAAFEFVRKRIQSGDCPCGWEVDEVCRLVIEKAGYGERFVHRTGHSIGEEVHGNGANIDNLETRDLRRLLPHTCFSIEPGIYLPGDFGIRSELDVYLDDRDALVFGLPLQTELIPILGL; encoded by the coding sequence ATGGCCAGGCAGGACAGACAGCAACGGATAGACGACATTCAGGCGGCCCTCCGGCGTGCTTCGAGATTGGCTGGATCGGCAGGCGTGGAGGGTGTGGACGGCTGGTTGTTCTATGATTTCCGGCACTCCGACCCGATTGCCTATCGGATTCTGCTCCTGGATCCCACCCAACACGTCACGAGGCGATGGTACTACTGGGTGCCGGCGCACGGACGACCGGTGAAATTGAGCCATCGCATCGAGCCGCATGTCCTCGATGCGTTGCCGGGCGAGACGCTGACCTACGTGTCGTGGCAGGAGCAACAGGATCGGTTGCGCATCATGCTTCCGCATGGGGCTCGGGTCGCCATGCAGTACTCGCCGATGAACGCCATTCCCTATGTCTCCCGGGTCGATGCCGGCACCGTCGAGCTGATCCGCAGCTTCGGAGTCGAACCGGTGACGTCGGCCGATTTGGTCCAGCAGTTCGAGGCGGTCTGGACGACGGAGCAGTTGGCCTCGCATCGCGCGGCGGCGGAGGTGCTGCGGCGCGTGGTCGATGAAACGTTCCGGGAGGTGGCCGAGGCAATCACCGCCGGACGCTCGCTGACCGAGTACCGTTTGCAGCAGTTCATGCTGGGACGGTTTCAGGCGCATGGCGTGGCGACGTCCAGTCCTCCGATTGTGGCGGTCAATGCCCATAGCGCCGATCCTCACTACGGACCGGCCGCCGAATCCTCCGCGCCGATCTCGCGGGGCGACCTGCTCCTGATCGATCTGTGGGCCAAGCAGCCGGCAGCCGGCGCCGTCTATGCCGACATCACGTGGACCGGCTTTGTCGGGCCGTCGGTGCCGGCGCGCCAGCAGGAGGTCTTTCAGATCGTCCGGCGCGCTCGTGATGCGGCGTTTGAGTTTGTTCGCAAACGCATTCAATCAGGCGATTGTCCCTGCGGATGGGAGGTGGACGAGGTCTGTCGCCTGGTGATCGAGAAGGCCGGCTATGGCGAGCGGTTTGTCCATCGCACCGGCCATTCGATCGGTGAAGAGGTTCATGGCAACGGGGCGAACATCGATAACCTGGAGACGCGGGATCTTCGGCGGCTCCTGCCCCACACCTGTTTTTCGATTGAACCCGGCATTTATCTCCCAGGCGACTTTGGCATCCGAAGCGAGCTGGATGTCTATCTCGACGACCGGGACGCCCTGGTGTTCGGTCTTCCACTCCAGACTGAGCTCATCCCGATTTTAGGCCTCTAA
- a CDS encoding gamma-glutamyl-gamma-aminobutyrate hydrolase family protein, which yields MKPVIGVTPDFNPGNREDMGGKEPTYFLRARYVRAIEELGGLPVILPLAAAETDRKRLLSDLDGLLLTGSGPDLSPRLYGERQRYPFTVMSERRSSFESTLARLARRTRLPTLGICGGMQAMNVALGGSLVQDIPAQLHSPLDHRQAPPATELSHTVSIAGGSLLHRILRQREIRVNSSHHQSVKRVAPGLTASATAPDGVIEAIESPRHPFFLGIQWHPEFLYDRFEYHQRLFRAFLAAARARG from the coding sequence ATGAAGCCGGTCATCGGCGTTACACCTGATTTCAACCCCGGGAACCGGGAGGATATGGGAGGCAAGGAGCCCACCTATTTCCTACGGGCCCGATACGTTCGCGCGATTGAAGAGTTGGGAGGGCTCCCGGTGATCCTCCCGCTGGCCGCCGCCGAGACCGACCGGAAGCGCCTGCTCTCGGACCTCGACGGACTGTTGTTGACCGGTAGCGGCCCTGATCTCTCTCCCCGTCTCTACGGCGAGCGACAGCGTTACCCATTCACCGTGATGAGCGAGCGCCGTTCATCCTTCGAATCGACCCTCGCCCGGCTGGCCCGCCGGACCAGATTACCGACCTTGGGCATTTGCGGGGGGATGCAGGCCATGAACGTCGCGCTCGGTGGAAGCCTGGTGCAGGATATCCCCGCCCAACTCCATTCGCCGCTGGACCATCGCCAGGCTCCTCCGGCGACGGAATTGTCCCATACCGTCTCGATCGCCGGCGGAAGCCTATTGCATCGCATCCTGCGACAGCGGGAGATTCGGGTCAACAGCTCGCACCATCAATCCGTCAAGCGCGTCGCGCCAGGACTCACCGCCAGCGCAACGGCGCCGGACGGCGTGATTGAAGCGATCGAGTCGCCGCGACACCCCTTCTTCCTCGGGATTCAGTGGCACCCGGAGTTTCTGTACGACCGGTTCGAATATCACCAGCGTTTGTTCCGCGCCTTCTTGGCGGCGGCCAGAGCACGCGGCTGA
- the queE gene encoding 7-carboxy-7-deazaguanine synthase QueE produces the protein MRVTEIFHSIQGESTFMGRPCVFVRLTGCALRCTWCDTEYSFYGGTEMGLEQVLAEVAGYGCPLVEVTGGEPLHQPDAFRLLSRLCDAGYEVLLETSGAVDIGPVDRRTHIIMDVKCPGSGMTDRMYWPNLDKLSVKDEAKFVLQDRADYEWARDVVAQHALADRCAVLFSPVFGKLDLQSLAEWMLADRLPVRFQAQLHKFIWSPDRRGV, from the coding sequence ATGCGCGTCACGGAAATTTTTCACAGCATTCAGGGCGAGTCGACGTTCATGGGGCGCCCCTGTGTCTTTGTCCGCCTCACCGGCTGCGCGTTGCGTTGCACCTGGTGCGACACTGAGTACAGTTTCTACGGGGGGACGGAAATGGGCCTGGAACAGGTGCTGGCCGAGGTGGCCGGTTATGGGTGTCCGCTGGTGGAGGTGACCGGCGGAGAGCCGCTGCATCAGCCGGATGCATTCCGGCTCCTCTCGCGGCTTTGTGACGCGGGCTATGAGGTGCTGTTGGAGACCAGCGGGGCCGTCGATATCGGTCCCGTCGATCGGAGGACCCATATCATCATGGATGTGAAATGTCCGGGGAGCGGAATGACCGATCGGATGTACTGGCCCAATCTCGACAAGCTGTCCGTCAAAGACGAGGCCAAGTTCGTCCTGCAGGATCGGGCGGATTATGAATGGGCTCGCGATGTCGTGGCGCAGCACGCCCTCGCCGATCGCTGCGCGGTCCTGTTCAGTCCCGTGTTCGGGAAGCTGGACCTCCAGTCGCTGGCGGAGTGGATGCTGGCCGATCGCCTGCCGGTTCGGTTCCAGGCGCAATTGCATAAGTTTATTTGGTCGCCGGATCGGCGCGGTGTATAA
- a CDS encoding HEAT repeat domain-containing protein yields MTRLIRLAGDRDPEVRLTAVLALGRIGAEESASTLRERLQDNDSRVRQWSAWALGNLNRPDALPQEQAVSLVARLGDPVQPVRLAAAQALNELDQDPGIARWLLEAFQSQESEMRKAAARALIGQVGSDALPTLIRASADQDAEVRQAVVAALGELGDARAIPPLLDRLAHDPADSVRAEAAFRLGKIGTADLVWPLRQAAMSDKDAQVRRWAAAAVEAVSSVSGSG; encoded by the coding sequence GTGACCAGGTTGATCCGATTGGCGGGAGATCGCGACCCCGAGGTCCGGCTCACGGCAGTGCTGGCGCTCGGCCGAATCGGAGCGGAGGAATCAGCTTCAACCCTGCGTGAGCGGCTACAGGACAACGATAGCCGGGTACGACAATGGAGCGCTTGGGCGTTGGGGAATCTGAATCGCCCCGATGCTCTGCCGCAAGAGCAGGCGGTGTCCCTCGTTGCCCGGCTCGGCGACCCGGTTCAGCCGGTGCGACTGGCGGCGGCGCAGGCCTTGAACGAACTGGATCAAGATCCTGGAATAGCTCGGTGGCTTCTTGAGGCGTTTCAATCGCAGGAATCCGAGATGCGCAAGGCTGCGGCCCGTGCCTTGATCGGTCAGGTTGGGAGCGACGCGCTTCCCACTCTCATACGGGCCTCCGCCGATCAGGACGCAGAAGTGAGGCAAGCCGTTGTCGCGGCATTGGGGGAGTTGGGAGATGCTCGGGCGATCCCTCCGCTTCTGGACCGGCTGGCGCACGATCCGGCAGATTCGGTGAGGGCTGAGGCGGCCTTTCGACTGGGGAAGATTGGAACCGCGGATCTGGTCTGGCCCTTGCGACAGGCGGCAATGAGCGATAAAGATGCTCAGGTGCGGCGTTGGGCGGCTGCGGCCGTGGAAGCGGTCAGTTCGGTATCCGGCTCCGGTTGA
- the nagZ gene encoding beta-N-acetylhexosaminidase: MTLKEKVGQLFMLGFMGTSLSKDWARVMAEYHPGGVIFFSRNLESRDQIVHLTNELQKRATEPLLIAIDQEGGRVSRLPKGFTIFPPAETVGHCHSTDTAYAAASATARELRAVGINMNMAPVLDVNSNPQNPIIGDRAFGATPAEVCEYGLATMAGLQDNRVVACGKHFPGHGDTTKDSHKELPVVTASLDRLRDVELRPFRHAIENGLASLMTAHVLYQSLDAEYPATLSTLILRSLLREDLDFDGLLVTDDLEMHAILDHYGVEEAAVRAFIAGADILLICKDQEREILAMEAVLAAIKDGTISEARLEASLRRIARVKQRFIHPYEPARISEAKTIVGCQAHRAVLDSVLDSRAKRASLQV, translated from the coding sequence ATGACGCTGAAGGAGAAAGTCGGCCAGCTCTTCATGCTTGGATTTATGGGGACCTCCCTGTCCAAGGATTGGGCGCGGGTGATGGCCGAATACCATCCGGGCGGGGTCATCTTCTTTTCCCGCAATCTGGAGTCGCGCGATCAGATCGTGCACCTGACGAATGAGCTACAGAAGCGCGCGACGGAGCCGCTGCTGATCGCGATCGATCAGGAGGGCGGACGGGTCTCGCGACTCCCCAAGGGTTTCACGATTTTCCCTCCGGCGGAGACGGTGGGACACTGTCACTCGACCGACACCGCCTATGCGGCGGCGTCCGCGACCGCCAGAGAGTTGCGGGCGGTCGGGATCAACATGAACATGGCCCCCGTGCTGGATGTAAACAGCAACCCGCAGAACCCCATCATCGGCGACCGGGCCTTTGGCGCCACGCCCGCGGAGGTCTGTGAATACGGCCTGGCCACCATGGCGGGCCTGCAAGACAACCGCGTCGTGGCCTGCGGCAAGCATTTTCCCGGCCACGGCGACACGACCAAGGATTCCCATAAGGAATTGCCGGTCGTCACCGCCTCGCTCGACCGCCTTCGGGACGTCGAACTCCGCCCGTTCCGGCACGCGATCGAAAACGGCCTGGCGAGCCTGATGACGGCCCATGTGCTCTACCAGTCGCTGGATGCCGAATATCCTGCTACCCTCTCCACCCTCATCCTCCGCTCCCTGTTGCGGGAGGATCTCGACTTTGACGGCCTCCTGGTGACCGACGATCTGGAGATGCACGCCATTCTGGACCACTACGGCGTCGAAGAGGCCGCCGTCCGGGCCTTTATCGCCGGGGCCGATATCCTGCTGATCTGCAAGGATCAGGAGCGGGAAATCCTGGCGATGGAAGCCGTGCTCGCCGCCATCAAGGACGGAACGATCAGCGAAGCGCGCCTGGAGGCCTCGCTGCGCCGCATCGCACGGGTCAAACAACGGTTCATCCATCCCTACGAGCCTGCCCGAATCTCCGAAGCCAAGACGATTGTCGGCTGCCAGGCGCATCGCGCTGTGTTAGACTCCGTGCTCGATTCACGCGCCAAGCGTGCGAGCCTCCAGGTTTGA
- a CDS encoding response regulator, producing the protein MASVLIVDDEDQIRTLMRAALERAGFQVQEAADGKEALACYRQQPFDLVIMDILMPDQDGLESIIQLRREFPAVKVIAITGGSDMIGVLNFLEVARMLGARRTLQKPFDLAALVEAAESELVH; encoded by the coding sequence ATGGCATCCGTGCTGATTGTCGATGATGAAGATCAGATCAGGACCCTCATGCGCGCCGCGCTGGAGCGAGCCGGCTTTCAGGTGCAGGAGGCGGCCGACGGCAAGGAGGCGCTTGCTTGCTACCGCCAACAGCCCTTCGACTTGGTCATCATGGACATCCTGATGCCGGACCAGGATGGACTCGAAAGCATCATCCAGCTTCGGCGCGAATTCCCCGCGGTCAAGGTCATCGCCATTACCGGCGGAAGCGACATGATCGGCGTCCTGAACTTCCTGGAGGTCGCCCGCATGTTGGGAGCCAGGCGCACGCTCCAGAAACCATTTGATCTCGCGGCCCTCGTCGAGGCGGCCGAGTCCGAATTGGTTCACTGA
- the tatA gene encoding twin-arginine translocase TatA/TatE family subunit, producing MFGTMGFSELIIILVIILIIFGAGRLPQIGEGIGKALKGFKKEVQEPLPQAEPAAQTVEAPSMEATAANATSGSTPTTPPPQPTAPYTPGPELTPGTTAAMMAAAAPQAYQAPPKPATLTISQPIHQPVAPPPPLHQPPTMEERLAQPAPAMRASYPPIPPTAQAKPAAKRPSAIVNKEAVARVQAQQAAMRAKSAAGSGSSQGGGLSPQDMQDFGQGLGEAFRLVRETTAEIRGAIEPQVRVFQTEVDAAQKEIQDSVEVAKQMPSIHEETPPKPA from the coding sequence ATGTTCGGTACGATGGGGTTTTCCGAGCTCATCATCATCCTCGTCATCATCCTGATCATCTTCGGGGCCGGCCGGTTGCCGCAAATTGGAGAGGGCATCGGGAAAGCCTTAAAGGGGTTCAAGAAAGAAGTTCAGGAGCCGTTGCCGCAGGCCGAGCCGGCTGCGCAGACGGTCGAGGCACCTTCGATGGAAGCTACGGCGGCTAATGCCACATCGGGTTCGACCCCGACGACGCCTCCGCCGCAGCCGACCGCTCCCTATACGCCGGGTCCTGAGCTGACCCCGGGAACAACAGCGGCCATGATGGCGGCCGCGGCGCCGCAGGCCTACCAGGCGCCACCGAAGCCGGCCACCCTGACCATTTCCCAACCCATTCATCAGCCCGTTGCGCCACCGCCCCCCTTGCATCAGCCGCCGACGATGGAGGAACGGCTCGCGCAACCGGCGCCGGCGATGCGGGCTTCCTATCCGCCGATTCCGCCCACTGCTCAGGCGAAGCCGGCGGCCAAGCGTCCCTCGGCGATCGTCAACAAAGAAGCGGTGGCTCGGGTGCAAGCCCAGCAGGCTGCCATGCGCGCCAAATCAGCAGCCGGCTCCGGATCTTCCCAGGGAGGCGGACTGAGCCCGCAGGACATGCAGGATTTTGGACAGGGGTTGGGCGAAGCGTTTCGCCTGGTCCGGGAGACGACGGCCGAAATACGGGGAGCCATCGAGCCGCAGGTCAGGGTGTTTCAAACAGAGGTCGATGCCGCTCAGAAAGAAATCCAGGACTCGGTCGAGGTGGCCAAACAGATGCCCTCGATCCACGAGGAAACCCCGCCGAAACCAGCCTGA
- a CDS encoding HAD family hydrolase, whose amino-acid sequence MSRSSSPHQADRRSAPTVGAFFDVDNTLLPGEASEVRFFRYLWQRGVVGLREAVESLWCLLRHVPPVSFQPLRLKKLYLAGKRPAEIEPLAEAFCRTHLIPRLSAEAMDQVDRHRRAGHRLVLVTGSLECLIKPMADFLRVETVIAARLEEGLSGYTGRLLPPLPYADGKRALIEAHAKEHGVDLSASYAYGDSPGDVELLEVVGHPTVVNPIRGMARIAKHRGWPVNRWAS is encoded by the coding sequence ATGTCCAGGTCGAGCAGCCCCCATCAGGCAGACCGTCGATCCGCGCCCACTGTCGGGGCCTTTTTCGATGTCGATAACACCCTGCTCCCCGGCGAGGCCAGCGAGGTGCGATTTTTTCGCTATCTCTGGCAGCGGGGTGTTGTGGGCCTTCGGGAGGCAGTCGAGAGCCTGTGGTGTCTGTTGCGTCATGTCCCGCCGGTGTCGTTCCAGCCGCTCCGGCTGAAGAAGCTGTATTTGGCCGGCAAGCGGCCGGCGGAGATCGAGCCGCTTGCGGAGGCCTTTTGTCGGACGCATCTCATTCCAAGGCTCTCGGCCGAGGCGATGGATCAGGTGGATCGCCACCGCCGAGCCGGGCATCGTCTGGTCCTGGTCACCGGCTCGCTGGAGTGTCTGATCAAACCCATGGCGGACTTTTTACGGGTGGAGACCGTGATTGCCGCGCGCCTTGAAGAAGGGTTATCGGGCTACACAGGCCGGTTGCTGCCACCCCTCCCCTACGCGGATGGCAAACGCGCGCTCATCGAAGCGCATGCCAAGGAGCATGGAGTCGATCTGAGCGCCAGCTATGCTTACGGGGATAGTCCGGGAGACGTCGAGCTGCTGGAAGTGGTGGGGCATCCCACCGTGGTCAATCCGATCCGAGGCATGGCCCGCATTGCGAAGCACCGGGGCTGGCCGGTGAACCGCTGGGCCTCGTGA